A genomic region of Procambarus clarkii isolate CNS0578487 chromosome 88, FALCON_Pclarkii_2.0, whole genome shotgun sequence contains the following coding sequences:
- the LOC123745753 gene encoding nucleosome assembly protein 1-like 1 isoform X3, with product MADPEKGTTAEAPPPPPQPAAAAEEEMTEEEMEEVEEEEGGERKELVDKLMKDPQVLAALQTKLRRFLGTPSGYISSLPLAVKRRIKALKKLQLQYTDLEAEFYKEVHALEVKYDAMHQALYEKRKLVVNSEYEPNDDDCDFPSDDEEEEDKALSKDMEEKAKIDEKEEPKVHDFDENTKGIPEFWLTIFKNVDLLAEMVQDYDEPILKHLTDIQLKFHDEPMGFTLEFLFSENEFFTNKVLIKHYEMKCVPDKDDPFGFEGPEIFKCKGCSIDWKKGKNVTVKTIKKKQKHKSRGAVRTITKTVQNDSFFNFFNPPPVPEDPDEDMDEDTQALLTADFEIGHYIRERIVPRAVLFYTGEALDDEDFEEEEGEEGCI from the exons ATGGCTGATCCAGAGAAGGGAACAACGgcagaagcaccaccaccaccaccacaacccgctGCTGCTGCAGAGGAAGAGATGACAGAAGAAGAAATGgaagaggtagaggaggaagagggtggtgAGCGCAAGGAGCTGGTAGACAAACTAATGAAGGATCCTCAGGTGCTGGCTGCCCTCCAGACCAAACTCCGTCGCTTCCTTGGCACTCCCTCGGGTTACATTAGT TCTTTACCACTAGCAGTGAAGAGACGTATAAAGGCATTAAAAAAGCTGCAGCTCCAATATACTGACTTAGAGGCAGAATTCTACAAAGAAGTTCATGCTTTAGAG GTTAAGTATGACGCGATGCACCAAGCCTTGTACGAGAAACGAAAACTGGTTGTGAACTCCGAATATGAACCAAATGATGATGATTGTGATTTCCCTTCAGATGATGAAGAGGAGGAAGATAAAGCTCTTAGTAAAGACATGGAAGAAAAGGCAAAAATAGATGAAAAAGAAGAACCAAA GGTGCACGATTTTGATGAAAACACAAAAGGCATCCCAGAGTTCTGGCTGACTATCTTCAAGAATGTCGACCTACTAGCAGAGATGGTTCAAGATTATGATGAACccattttgaagcatttaacagaTATTCAGCTGAAGTTCCATGATGAGCCAATGGGCTTCACTCTAGAGTTTCTCTTCAGTGAAAACGAGTTCTTCACGAACAAGGTTTTAATAAAGCATTACGAGATGAAATGTGTTCCAGACAAAGATGATCCCTTTGGATTTGAGGGGCCAGAAATTTTTAAATGCAAG GGATGCTCCATAgactggaaaaagggcaaaaatgTAACTGTTAAAACAATAAAGAAGAAGCAGAAGCATAAATCTCGTGGGGCAGTTAGAACTATAACTAAAACTGTGCAGAATGATTCCTTCTTCAACTTCTTCAATCCTCCACCAG TTCCCGAGGACCCGGATGAAGATATGGATGAAGATACCCAGGCTTTATTGACGGCCGACTTTGAAATCGGTCACTATATCCGTGAGCGAATTGTTCCCAGAGCAGTCCTCTTCTATACGGGCGAAGCATTAGATGACGAAGATTttgaagaggaagagggagaggaag GATGCATCTAA
- the LOC123745753 gene encoding nucleosome assembly protein 1-like 1 isoform X4, giving the protein MADPEKGTTAEAPPPPPQPAAAAEEEMTEEEMEESLPLAVKRRIKALKKLQLQYTDLEAEFYKEVHALEVKYDAMHQALYEKRKLVVNSEYEPNDDDCDFPSDDEEEEDKALSKDMEEKAKIDEKEEPKVHDFDENTKGIPEFWLTIFKNVDLLAEMVQDYDEPILKHLTDIQLKFHDEPMGFTLEFLFSENEFFTNKVLIKHYEMKCVPDKDDPFGFEGPEIFKCKGCSIDWKKGKNVTVKTIKKKQKHKSRGAVRTITKTVQNDSFFNFFNPPPVPEDPDEDMDEDTQALLTADFEIGHYIRERIVPRAVLFYTGEALDDEDFEEEEGEEGEEGDDDEEEDDPDYDPTKEKVAKGQPPECKQQ; this is encoded by the exons ATGGCTGATCCAGAGAAGGGAACAACGgcagaagcaccaccaccaccaccacaacccgctGCTGCTGCAGAGGAAGAGATGACAGAAGAAGAAATGgaagag TCTTTACCACTAGCAGTGAAGAGACGTATAAAGGCATTAAAAAAGCTGCAGCTCCAATATACTGACTTAGAGGCAGAATTCTACAAAGAAGTTCATGCTTTAGAG GTTAAGTATGACGCGATGCACCAAGCCTTGTACGAGAAACGAAAACTGGTTGTGAACTCCGAATATGAACCAAATGATGATGATTGTGATTTCCCTTCAGATGATGAAGAGGAGGAAGATAAAGCTCTTAGTAAAGACATGGAAGAAAAGGCAAAAATAGATGAAAAAGAAGAACCAAA GGTGCACGATTTTGATGAAAACACAAAAGGCATCCCAGAGTTCTGGCTGACTATCTTCAAGAATGTCGACCTACTAGCAGAGATGGTTCAAGATTATGATGAACccattttgaagcatttaacagaTATTCAGCTGAAGTTCCATGATGAGCCAATGGGCTTCACTCTAGAGTTTCTCTTCAGTGAAAACGAGTTCTTCACGAACAAGGTTTTAATAAAGCATTACGAGATGAAATGTGTTCCAGACAAAGATGATCCCTTTGGATTTGAGGGGCCAGAAATTTTTAAATGCAAG GGATGCTCCATAgactggaaaaagggcaaaaatgTAACTGTTAAAACAATAAAGAAGAAGCAGAAGCATAAATCTCGTGGGGCAGTTAGAACTATAACTAAAACTGTGCAGAATGATTCCTTCTTCAACTTCTTCAATCCTCCACCAG TTCCCGAGGACCCGGATGAAGATATGGATGAAGATACCCAGGCTTTATTGACGGCCGACTTTGAAATCGGTCACTATATCCGTGAGCGAATTGTTCCCAGAGCAGTCCTCTTCTATACGGGCGAAGCATTAGATGACGAAGATTttgaagaggaagagggagaggaag
- the LOC123745753 gene encoding nucleosome assembly protein 1-like 1 isoform X2 — protein sequence MADPEKGTTAEAPPPPPQPAAAAEEEMTEEEMEEVEEEEGGERKELVDKLMKDPQSLPLAVKRRIKALKKLQLQYTDLEAEFYKEVHALEVKYDAMHQALYEKRKLVVNSEYEPNDDDCDFPSDDEEEEDKALSKDMEEKAKIDEKEEPKVHDFDENTKGIPEFWLTIFKNVDLLAEMVQDYDEPILKHLTDIQLKFHDEPMGFTLEFLFSENEFFTNKVLIKHYEMKCVPDKDDPFGFEGPEIFKCKGCSIDWKKGKNVTVKTIKKKQKHKSRGAVRTITKTVQNDSFFNFFNPPPVPEDPDEDMDEDTQALLTADFEIGHYIRERIVPRAVLFYTGEALDDEDFEEEEGEEGEEGDDDEEEDDPDYDPTKEKVAKGQPPECKQQ from the exons ATGGCTGATCCAGAGAAGGGAACAACGgcagaagcaccaccaccaccaccacaacccgctGCTGCTGCAGAGGAAGAGATGACAGAAGAAGAAATGgaagaggtagaggaggaagagggtggtgAGCGCAAGGAGCTGGTAGACAAACTAATGAAGGATCCTCAG TCTTTACCACTAGCAGTGAAGAGACGTATAAAGGCATTAAAAAAGCTGCAGCTCCAATATACTGACTTAGAGGCAGAATTCTACAAAGAAGTTCATGCTTTAGAG GTTAAGTATGACGCGATGCACCAAGCCTTGTACGAGAAACGAAAACTGGTTGTGAACTCCGAATATGAACCAAATGATGATGATTGTGATTTCCCTTCAGATGATGAAGAGGAGGAAGATAAAGCTCTTAGTAAAGACATGGAAGAAAAGGCAAAAATAGATGAAAAAGAAGAACCAAA GGTGCACGATTTTGATGAAAACACAAAAGGCATCCCAGAGTTCTGGCTGACTATCTTCAAGAATGTCGACCTACTAGCAGAGATGGTTCAAGATTATGATGAACccattttgaagcatttaacagaTATTCAGCTGAAGTTCCATGATGAGCCAATGGGCTTCACTCTAGAGTTTCTCTTCAGTGAAAACGAGTTCTTCACGAACAAGGTTTTAATAAAGCATTACGAGATGAAATGTGTTCCAGACAAAGATGATCCCTTTGGATTTGAGGGGCCAGAAATTTTTAAATGCAAG GGATGCTCCATAgactggaaaaagggcaaaaatgTAACTGTTAAAACAATAAAGAAGAAGCAGAAGCATAAATCTCGTGGGGCAGTTAGAACTATAACTAAAACTGTGCAGAATGATTCCTTCTTCAACTTCTTCAATCCTCCACCAG TTCCCGAGGACCCGGATGAAGATATGGATGAAGATACCCAGGCTTTATTGACGGCCGACTTTGAAATCGGTCACTATATCCGTGAGCGAATTGTTCCCAGAGCAGTCCTCTTCTATACGGGCGAAGCATTAGATGACGAAGATTttgaagaggaagagggagaggaag
- the LOC123745753 gene encoding nucleosome assembly protein 1-like 1 isoform X1 has protein sequence MADPEKGTTAEAPPPPPQPAAAAEEEMTEEEMEEVEEEEGGERKELVDKLMKDPQVLAALQTKLRRFLGTPSGYISSLPLAVKRRIKALKKLQLQYTDLEAEFYKEVHALEVKYDAMHQALYEKRKLVVNSEYEPNDDDCDFPSDDEEEEDKALSKDMEEKAKIDEKEEPKVHDFDENTKGIPEFWLTIFKNVDLLAEMVQDYDEPILKHLTDIQLKFHDEPMGFTLEFLFSENEFFTNKVLIKHYEMKCVPDKDDPFGFEGPEIFKCKGCSIDWKKGKNVTVKTIKKKQKHKSRGAVRTITKTVQNDSFFNFFNPPPVPEDPDEDMDEDTQALLTADFEIGHYIRERIVPRAVLFYTGEALDDEDFEEEEGEEGEEGDDDEEEDDPDYDPTKEKVAKGQPPECKQQ, from the exons ATGGCTGATCCAGAGAAGGGAACAACGgcagaagcaccaccaccaccaccacaacccgctGCTGCTGCAGAGGAAGAGATGACAGAAGAAGAAATGgaagaggtagaggaggaagagggtggtgAGCGCAAGGAGCTGGTAGACAAACTAATGAAGGATCCTCAGGTGCTGGCTGCCCTCCAGACCAAACTCCGTCGCTTCCTTGGCACTCCCTCGGGTTACATTAGT TCTTTACCACTAGCAGTGAAGAGACGTATAAAGGCATTAAAAAAGCTGCAGCTCCAATATACTGACTTAGAGGCAGAATTCTACAAAGAAGTTCATGCTTTAGAG GTTAAGTATGACGCGATGCACCAAGCCTTGTACGAGAAACGAAAACTGGTTGTGAACTCCGAATATGAACCAAATGATGATGATTGTGATTTCCCTTCAGATGATGAAGAGGAGGAAGATAAAGCTCTTAGTAAAGACATGGAAGAAAAGGCAAAAATAGATGAAAAAGAAGAACCAAA GGTGCACGATTTTGATGAAAACACAAAAGGCATCCCAGAGTTCTGGCTGACTATCTTCAAGAATGTCGACCTACTAGCAGAGATGGTTCAAGATTATGATGAACccattttgaagcatttaacagaTATTCAGCTGAAGTTCCATGATGAGCCAATGGGCTTCACTCTAGAGTTTCTCTTCAGTGAAAACGAGTTCTTCACGAACAAGGTTTTAATAAAGCATTACGAGATGAAATGTGTTCCAGACAAAGATGATCCCTTTGGATTTGAGGGGCCAGAAATTTTTAAATGCAAG GGATGCTCCATAgactggaaaaagggcaaaaatgTAACTGTTAAAACAATAAAGAAGAAGCAGAAGCATAAATCTCGTGGGGCAGTTAGAACTATAACTAAAACTGTGCAGAATGATTCCTTCTTCAACTTCTTCAATCCTCCACCAG TTCCCGAGGACCCGGATGAAGATATGGATGAAGATACCCAGGCTTTATTGACGGCCGACTTTGAAATCGGTCACTATATCCGTGAGCGAATTGTTCCCAGAGCAGTCCTCTTCTATACGGGCGAAGCATTAGATGACGAAGATTttgaagaggaagagggagaggaag